One window from the genome of Halostella litorea encodes:
- a CDS encoding rubrerythrin family protein → MDAADLREAVEDDKRTELDRIGSSKFLIAATDADLEAEPVLRAAADSEHAAAETFAAWADDEDDAAAAEAFAAVAEQEREHYDRVADHLPDDFEPADGGPMHAYLRGRDDGIERVAGGLLGRPLVSVRSHTQVISFFVNEADEAMANLFRELKTETNEELERGLDLLDDRCADADDWERARSVAAYTIQVAYDDYADSLTELGVDPRPIC, encoded by the coding sequence ATGGACGCCGCCGACCTCCGCGAGGCCGTCGAGGACGACAAGCGAACCGAACTCGACCGGATCGGCTCGTCGAAGTTCCTGATCGCCGCGACCGACGCCGACCTGGAGGCCGAGCCGGTGCTTCGCGCCGCCGCCGACAGCGAGCACGCCGCCGCGGAGACGTTCGCCGCGTGGGCCGACGACGAGGACGACGCCGCCGCGGCCGAGGCCTTCGCCGCCGTCGCCGAACAGGAGCGCGAGCACTACGACCGCGTCGCCGACCACCTGCCCGATGATTTCGAACCGGCGGACGGCGGGCCGATGCACGCCTACCTCCGGGGGCGCGACGACGGCATCGAACGCGTCGCGGGCGGCCTGCTCGGGCGGCCGCTGGTCAGCGTCCGGAGCCACACGCAGGTGATCAGTTTCTTCGTCAACGAGGCCGACGAGGCCATGGCGAACCTGTTCCGGGAACTGAAAACGGAGACCAACGAGGAACTGGAGAGGGGGCTGGACCTGCTCGACGACCGCTGTGCCGACGCCGACGACTGGGAGCGGGCGCGGTCAGTCGCGGCGTACACGATACAGGTGGCGTACGACGACTACGCGGACTCGCTGACCGAACTCGGCGTCGACCCGCGGCCCATCTGCTGA
- a CDS encoding outer membrane protein assembly factor BamB family protein, whose protein sequence is MAGSGKRTATLWMVVLLVGAAMVSVGAGVGTAVADDAAAASNEDGGDGWPMAGYSARGTGYAPNAEGPQTSLGVAWSYNASENVEGPPAVVNGTAYLADGENLTALNATTGAVAWKRSLHPADGAVGTPAVVNGTVFVTTEPGSLTAVDATTGDLVWEYTTRGDQVSPPVVADGTVYYATNLYEEQEIHAVNATDGKRRWAETAGTNEGHVRTPAVSDDYVYFSHVNARVEGEVTVYERESGDSVEKLSTPGRFITPPIVSDDVLVGTLEGLTDLSPPGPHLLNERRITGRPAVTSGPEGQTIIAPATSEGKSQLTAYDGNGTVRWQRVIDFTGLVIPNSHPATTTEAVYLNDEGTLEVYDRSNGTMLGTLPVGSGASQPSVADGRAYLTTGDGRLVAVEGSVPVIAVDGTSAAVEDREVTLDASASTAPGGTITAYEWDPDGDGTYETTGPTLNRTYAHPGEHAVGVRLTSDAGATNRTTVNVTVREHVEAAVAVNDTPVAGEAVELDAGGSTDVAGTELTYEWDLDGDGTYERDGERVTVTYDESGYHSVRLRVTNGSGLSDTDATRVYVAPRDAWSLRDLYLNGTGPDVNVPDGELVQEWSTGEALYYPRAAIVDDGTVYVADYSQPPEEFDRRSDWNHDIVAVDAGTGAVDWRTPTGSIYGPRYTVANGTVYATATNGSVGLRDRSINTSLVAIDRETGAVEWNESVGAGAAAIVPIVTDDRVYAASSRTVAAMRTDGTVVWNRSISAEPTNAHLESDRLYVTDRDGNVTALNATTGERAWNVSTGTAGWRSTVRNGTVFVVNKGSIRDVPPDGALTAVDGETGTQDWNTTIETLGEIRWDDGRVYAVSGHNVTALNATTGERVWNATLFDIYDRRVPYRNYVPVSIAADGGSVYTVNEINGTGVVVALDAATGDERWRAAPASTDGAERIVAVDDRVFVDGSGLVSLDAANGSVVGNYTYDLRRERGSLVGAGGNTVFVSMRYSVAALTGPEPARTVASDLTVPATEVDAGDEVTVAATVENQGGTATTADVPVTVDRRTVENVSVSLAPGEHRTVKRTVTLDAAGNRTVAVGGATPRTVSVAGGSGDGTGNDTSDANETDDGTGGDDSSDGGSDDTDGDTSDPADVGGGGGGQGDLSDPVTTVSVEPSDDAGEAAVEVRSAKPNETVTIDVDQADTTDGNGAAEGANDSEGPAEVTAVELVPAEGGNYDLTVNGAASPPADVPAPTANGSRPVDYVVVGHEFPDSEVESVTFTVTVSRERLDELDAAPEDVRVERYSDGNWTALPTRVERETVDGFVVSARSPGLSAFAVAVARPALDAGEPSLNRTAVAPDGGVTVSVPVGNDGGAAGTASLPVSVDGETVTTVDVTVPPGESRTATATVTFDDAGNHAVSVNGTDAGTVSVEAADATTATTTDGTATAAPETTTADGATGTDDAGTDASDAGGQPGFGPLAAAAALALWLARRR, encoded by the coding sequence ATGGCCGGGAGCGGCAAGCGAACGGCGACGCTCTGGATGGTTGTACTGCTCGTCGGAGCAGCGATGGTGTCGGTCGGGGCCGGCGTCGGGACCGCGGTGGCCGACGACGCCGCGGCGGCGAGCAACGAGGACGGCGGCGACGGGTGGCCGATGGCCGGGTACAGCGCGCGGGGGACCGGCTACGCCCCGAACGCGGAGGGGCCGCAAACGTCCCTCGGCGTGGCGTGGTCGTACAACGCCAGCGAGAACGTCGAGGGGCCACCCGCAGTCGTGAACGGGACCGCGTACCTCGCTGACGGCGAGAACCTGACGGCGCTGAACGCGACGACCGGCGCGGTGGCGTGGAAGCGATCCCTCCACCCGGCGGACGGCGCCGTCGGGACCCCGGCGGTCGTCAACGGAACGGTGTTCGTCACGACGGAACCGGGAAGTCTGACGGCGGTCGACGCGACGACTGGCGATCTGGTGTGGGAGTACACGACCCGGGGCGATCAGGTTTCCCCGCCGGTGGTCGCCGACGGGACCGTCTACTACGCGACCAACCTCTACGAGGAGCAGGAAATCCACGCGGTCAACGCGACTGACGGCAAACGCCGGTGGGCAGAGACCGCGGGTACCAACGAAGGGCACGTTCGGACCCCTGCGGTGTCCGACGACTACGTGTACTTTTCCCACGTGAACGCTCGGGTCGAGGGAGAGGTAACGGTGTACGAACGCGAGTCCGGCGATTCCGTCGAGAAGTTGTCCACACCCGGACGGTTCATAACCCCACCGATCGTCTCGGACGACGTCCTCGTGGGCACTCTGGAGGGACTGACAGATCTTTCCCCACCCGGCCCGCACCTACTCAACGAGAGGCGGATTACCGGTCGACCGGCCGTCACCAGCGGTCCCGAAGGGCAGACGATCATCGCCCCAGCGACGTCCGAAGGAAAAAGTCAACTCACAGCGTACGACGGGAACGGGACCGTCCGCTGGCAACGGGTAATCGACTTCACCGGGTTGGTTATCCCCAACAGCCACCCTGCGACGACCACCGAGGCGGTGTATCTCAACGACGAGGGGACGCTGGAAGTGTACGACCGTTCGAACGGGACAATGCTTGGGACGCTTCCCGTCGGGTCGGGGGCCAGTCAGCCGAGCGTCGCGGACGGCCGCGCGTACCTCACGACCGGCGACGGACGACTGGTCGCAGTCGAGGGGTCGGTTCCGGTCATCGCCGTCGACGGCACGTCGGCGGCCGTCGAGGACCGCGAGGTGACGCTGGACGCGAGCGCCTCGACGGCCCCGGGCGGGACGATCACGGCCTACGAGTGGGACCCGGACGGCGACGGCACGTACGAGACCACGGGGCCGACGCTGAACCGGACGTACGCCCACCCCGGCGAGCACGCGGTCGGCGTCCGGCTGACGAGCGACGCCGGGGCGACGAACCGGACGACGGTGAACGTGACCGTCCGCGAGCACGTCGAGGCCGCCGTCGCCGTCAACGACACGCCGGTCGCCGGCGAGGCGGTCGAACTGGACGCCGGCGGGTCCACGGACGTCGCTGGAACCGAGTTGACCTACGAGTGGGACCTCGACGGCGACGGGACCTACGAGCGCGATGGCGAGCGCGTCACGGTGACGTACGACGAATCGGGGTACCATTCCGTTCGACTGCGCGTGACGAACGGATCCGGGCTCTCCGACACCGACGCCACGCGGGTGTACGTCGCGCCGCGGGACGCGTGGTCGCTGCGCGACCTGTATCTGAACGGGACCGGTCCGGACGTGAACGTCCCCGACGGCGAACTCGTGCAGGAGTGGTCGACGGGCGAGGCGCTGTACTACCCCCGGGCCGCGATCGTTGACGACGGAACGGTGTACGTCGCCGACTACAGCCAGCCCCCGGAGGAGTTCGATAGGCGGAGCGACTGGAACCACGACATCGTCGCCGTCGACGCCGGAACCGGCGCGGTCGACTGGCGGACACCGACGGGGTCGATATACGGGCCGAGATATACGGTCGCGAACGGGACGGTGTACGCGACTGCGACTAACGGTAGCGTCGGGCTCAGGGACAGGAGCATAAACACGTCCCTGGTCGCGATCGACCGGGAAACGGGCGCGGTCGAATGGAACGAAAGCGTCGGGGCGGGAGCCGCCGCCATCGTGCCGATCGTGACCGACGACCGGGTGTACGCGGCGTCCAGCCGGACCGTCGCAGCGATGCGGACCGACGGAACGGTGGTATGGAACCGGTCGATCTCCGCCGAACCGACCAATGCACACCTCGAATCGGACCGCCTGTACGTTACCGACCGGGACGGGAACGTGACGGCGCTGAACGCGACGACCGGCGAGCGCGCCTGGAACGTGTCCACCGGCACCGCCGGGTGGCGGTCGACCGTCCGGAACGGAACGGTATTCGTCGTGAACAAGGGGTCGATCCGCGACGTACCGCCGGACGGGGCGCTGACGGCGGTCGACGGCGAAACCGGAACGCAGGACTGGAACACCACAATCGAGACGCTCGGGGAGATCCGGTGGGACGACGGCCGGGTGTACGCCGTCAGCGGACACAACGTGACGGCGCTGAACGCGACGACCGGCGAGCGCGTCTGGAACGCGACGCTTTTCGATATCTACGACAGACGCGTCCCGTACCGGAACTACGTGCCCGTCTCGATCGCGGCCGACGGCGGTAGCGTCTACACGGTCAACGAGATCAACGGGACGGGGGTCGTCGTGGCGCTAGACGCGGCGACCGGCGACGAACGGTGGCGAGCCGCGCCGGCGTCCACGGACGGCGCGGAACGGATCGTCGCCGTCGATGACCGCGTGTTCGTCGACGGGAGCGGGCTGGTTTCGCTGGACGCTGCGAACGGCAGCGTCGTCGGGAACTACACCTACGACCTGCGGCGGGAACGGGGGAGCCTCGTCGGGGCTGGCGGCAACACCGTGTTCGTCTCCATGCGGTATTCGGTGGCGGCGCTCACGGGCCCGGAGCCCGCCCGGACCGTCGCCTCGGACCTGACCGTCCCGGCGACAGAGGTCGACGCGGGCGACGAGGTCACCGTCGCCGCGACCGTCGAGAACCAGGGCGGGACGGCGACGACGGCCGACGTGCCCGTAACGGTCGACCGCAGGACGGTCGAAAACGTCTCCGTCTCGCTCGCCCCCGGCGAACACCGAACCGTCAAGCGAACGGTGACGCTCGACGCCGCCGGGAACCGCACGGTCGCCGTCGGCGGGGCGACGCCGCGGACCGTCAGCGTCGCCGGCGGCTCCGGCGACGGCACCGGCAACGACACCAGCGACGCCAACGAAACCGATGACGGCACCGGCGGCGACGACTCGTCCGACGGCGGGTCTGACGACACCGACGGCGATACGAGCGACCCGGCCGACGTCGGCGGTGGCGGCGGCGGGCAGGGGGACCTCAGCGACCCAGTGACGACCGTCTCCGTCGAGCCGAGCGACGACGCCGGCGAGGCGGCGGTCGAAGTGCGTTCGGCCAAGCCGAACGAGACGGTGACGATAGACGTCGACCAAGCCGACACCACTGACGGCAACGGCGCCGCAGAGGGGGCAAACGACTCCGAGGGCCCCGCCGAGGTGACCGCGGTCGAACTCGTTCCGGCGGAGGGCGGGAACTACGACCTGACGGTGAACGGGGCGGCGTCGCCGCCAGCCGACGTACCCGCCCCGACAGCGAACGGGAGCCGACCGGTCGACTACGTCGTGGTCGGTCACGAGTTCCCCGACAGCGAGGTCGAGTCCGTGACGTTCACCGTCACCGTCTCGCGCGAGCGGCTGGACGAACTCGACGCCGCGCCGGAAGACGTGCGCGTCGAACGCTATTCCGACGGCAACTGGACCGCGCTCCCGACCCGGGTCGAGCGCGAGACGGTCGACGGGTTCGTCGTCAGCGCGCGGTCGCCGGGACTGTCGGCGTTCGCCGTGGCCGTCGCGCGGCCCGCCCTAGACGCCGGCGAGCCGTCGCTGAACCGGACGGCCGTCGCACCCGACGGGGGCGTGACCGTCTCCGTGCCGGTCGGCAACGACGGCGGCGCGGCGGGCACCGCGTCGCTGCCGGTGTCGGTCGACGGGGAGACGGTGACCACCGTCGACGTCACCGTCCCGCCCGGCGAGTCCCGGACGGCGACCGCCACCGTGACGTTCGACGACGCCGGCAACCACGCGGTGAGCGTGAACGGAACGGACGCGGGCACGGTGTCGGTAGAGGCCGCCGACGCGACGACGGCCACGACGACCGACGGTACGGCGACCGCCGCGCCCGAAACGACGACTGCGGACGGCGCGACCGGGACCGACGACGCGGGGACCGACGCGAGCGACGCGGGCGGCCAACCCGGCTTCGGGCCGCTGGCGGCCGCCGCCGCGCTCGCGCTCTGGCTGGCGCGCCGGCGCTGA
- a CDS encoding MBL fold metallo-hydrolase — translation MDDDTVTPRELAERLRAGERLSVVDLRDRDEFETWHVDGPAVAATQVPESRFVQAEVTGGAADLVDGVPEPVVAVCGRGEASDYAAGLLREAGVDAVNLAGGMEAWARVLLAAPVPTDGPATVVQYQRPSSGCLGYLVHDGDRAAVVDPLRALADRYVADAAERGVEITYAVDTHVHADHVSGVRAVADETGAEPVLPEGATDRGLAFDATLVGDGDEVPVGDATLAAVHAPGHTSEMTAFRVDDAVLAGDSLFLDAVARPDLEATADPEAAAATLYETLHERLLALPDDALVAPGHYELDARPRTGDAYAATVGDLRESLPALAMDEAAFVDHVTGNLPAPPANHERIVAVNLGQEEAEDDVAFELELGPNNCAAG, via the coding sequence ATGGACGACGACACCGTCACGCCGCGGGAACTGGCCGAACGCCTGCGCGCCGGGGAGCGACTCTCCGTCGTGGACCTGCGCGACCGCGACGAGTTCGAGACCTGGCACGTCGACGGGCCGGCGGTCGCGGCGACGCAGGTGCCCGAGAGCCGCTTCGTACAGGCCGAGGTGACCGGCGGCGCGGCCGACCTCGTCGACGGCGTCCCCGAACCCGTCGTCGCCGTCTGCGGCCGCGGCGAGGCGAGCGACTACGCGGCCGGCCTGCTCCGCGAGGCGGGGGTCGACGCGGTCAACCTCGCCGGCGGGATGGAGGCGTGGGCGCGCGTCCTGCTCGCGGCACCGGTCCCGACGGACGGCCCGGCGACGGTCGTCCAGTACCAGCGCCCCTCCAGCGGCTGTCTGGGCTACCTCGTCCACGACGGCGACCGGGCGGCGGTCGTCGACCCGCTCCGGGCCCTGGCCGACCGCTACGTCGCCGACGCGGCGGAACGGGGCGTCGAGATCACGTACGCCGTCGACACCCACGTCCACGCGGACCACGTCAGCGGCGTGCGCGCGGTGGCCGACGAAACCGGCGCTGAGCCCGTCCTCCCCGAGGGCGCGACCGACCGCGGGCTGGCGTTCGACGCGACGCTGGTCGGCGACGGCGACGAGGTGCCGGTCGGCGACGCGACGCTCGCGGCGGTCCACGCGCCGGGCCACACCTCGGAGATGACCGCGTTCCGCGTCGACGACGCCGTCCTGGCGGGCGACAGCCTCTTCCTCGACGCCGTCGCCCGCCCCGACCTGGAGGCGACCGCTGACCCCGAGGCGGCGGCCGCGACGCTGTACGAAACCCTCCACGAGCGCCTCCTCGCGCTGCCGGACGACGCCCTCGTCGCGCCGGGCCACTACGAACTCGACGCGCGGCCCCGGACCGGCGACGCGTACGCGGCGACCGTCGGCGACCTTCGGGAGTCGCTCCCGGCGCTGGCGATGGACGAGGCGGCGTTCGTCGACCACGTCACCGGGAACCTGCCCGCGCCCCCGGCGAACCACGAGCGGATCGTCGCGGTCAACCTCGGGCAGGAGGAGGCCGAGGACGACGTCGCCTTCGAACTCGAACTCGGGCCGAACAACTGTGCGGCGGGGTAG
- a CDS encoding aminoglycoside N(3)-acetyltransferase, with translation MTDETVVKRTDEPVTPGRILADLRDLGVAAGDTVIAHSSLSALGWVPGGAPGVVDALLAAVGDEGTLVMPTHSFQCSDPANWSNPPVPEAWHGTIREESPPYRPDVTPTRGVGAVPECFRDYPDTVRSRHPTLSFAANGPGAAAIVDDHAYEYPLGEGSPLARVYERDGRVLLLGTGHDANTSLHLAEHRSDHDKVETTGGGPVLVDGQRRWVEYDDVETHTDDFPAVGEAFAAAGGGTTGPVGEGTATLCSQRALVDFAADWFAENR, from the coding sequence ATGACCGACGAGACCGTCGTCAAGCGGACCGACGAGCCAGTCACGCCCGGGCGGATCCTCGCCGACCTGCGCGACCTCGGCGTCGCGGCCGGCGACACCGTGATCGCCCACTCGTCGCTCTCCGCGCTGGGCTGGGTCCCCGGCGGCGCGCCCGGAGTCGTCGACGCGCTGCTCGCCGCGGTCGGCGACGAGGGGACGCTCGTGATGCCGACACACAGCTTCCAGTGTTCGGACCCCGCGAACTGGTCGAACCCGCCCGTCCCCGAGGCGTGGCACGGGACGATCCGCGAGGAGTCGCCCCCCTACCGTCCCGACGTCACCCCGACGCGCGGGGTGGGCGCAGTCCCCGAGTGCTTCCGGGACTACCCCGACACCGTTCGGAGCCGCCACCCGACCCTCTCCTTCGCCGCGAACGGGCCGGGCGCGGCCGCGATCGTCGACGACCACGCGTACGAATACCCGCTCGGGGAGGGGTCGCCGCTGGCCCGGGTGTACGAGCGCGACGGGCGGGTGCTCCTGCTCGGCACGGGTCACGACGCGAACACCTCGCTCCACCTTGCCGAGCACCGGTCGGACCACGACAAGGTGGAGACGACCGGCGGCGGCCCGGTGCTGGTCGACGGGCAGCGCCGCTGGGTCGAGTACGACGACGTCGAGACCCACACCGACGACTTCCCCGCGGTCGGCGAGGCGTTCGCGGCGGCGGGCGGCGGAACGACGGGTCCCGTCGGGGAGGGGACGGCGACGCTGTGCTCGCAGCGGGCGCTGGTCGACTTCGCGGCCGACTGGTTCGCGGAGAACCGCTAA